The proteins below come from a single Lachnospiraceae bacterium JLR.KK002 genomic window:
- a CDS encoding ATP-binding cassette domain-containing protein, which produces MQNSNSAVSDAGKDSSKAGQILLEARNICFRYHRKSPWVLQHVNLKIAAGERVGLVGPSGYGKTTLSKILAGYVKPVQGEVLWKGKPLALSGYCPVQMISQHPEQAVNPRWKMKKILRECWQPQDELLKRMGIEEEWMERWPVELSGGELQRFCIARVLGPETEFLLCDEISTMLDVITQAQIWKVLLKEAETRNMGMLVITHNHALAEKVCTRMIKLPELNDSSG; this is translated from the coding sequence ATGCAAAATAGCAACAGCGCAGTCAGCGATGCGGGAAAAGACAGTTCCAAAGCAGGACAGATTCTGCTGGAAGCCAGAAATATCTGTTTCCGGTATCACCGGAAATCCCCCTGGGTTCTGCAGCATGTAAATCTTAAAATTGCGGCAGGAGAACGGGTGGGACTGGTGGGGCCTTCCGGATATGGAAAGACTACCCTGTCAAAAATACTGGCAGGCTATGTAAAGCCGGTACAGGGGGAAGTGCTGTGGAAAGGGAAACCTCTGGCCCTGTCCGGTTACTGTCCCGTTCAGATGATTTCCCAGCACCCGGAACAGGCTGTGAATCCCCGGTGGAAAATGAAGAAAATCCTGCGGGAGTGCTGGCAGCCTCAGGATGAGCTGCTGAAACGCATGGGGATTGAGGAAGAGTGGATGGAGCGGTGGCCCGTTGAACTGTCCGGCGGAGAACTGCAGCGGTTCTGTATTGCGCGGGTACTTGGGCCGGAAACGGAATTTCTTCTCTGTGATGAAATCAGTACCATGCTGGATGTGATTACCCAGGCACAAATCTGGAAGGTGCTTCTGAAAGAGGCTGAAACCCGGAATATGGGTATGCTGGTGATTACCCACAATCATGCTCTGGCAGAAAAAGTATGTACCAGAATGATAAAGCTGCCGGAACTTAACGACAGTTCAGGATAA